The DNA region ATTTTCTTTTCATTAATATGATTGACTCCACCCTGAAATGGGATTGCTGCAGAAAATAAAATTGCATCAGAAAGACAGGTAAGATCGTGTACAAAACTCTCACTACGTGCTTCTGTTAGATGTTCCGCAACTTCCAAAGAAATAGCTAAATCAAATTTTTCTCTCATCCCAAATACATCAATTGTAATCCGATCTTCAAGATTAAATGGAATAAATTCATTTTCATTTATATATAAACTTTTTTTATCAACATAATATCCATCAATCCCGAGAACATCACAATTATACATATTTTTGAAGACAGATAGCCAGGTTCCTAAACCACACCCTACGTCAACCACACTTTGTGGATAAAATATCCCAAATAATATTGGATTAGAGCCTGCGCACTTTTAAGAGAACCATTTCTCTGATTATTATAAAATGCGTGCGTGTAATACTTAGTTTTGAATTTAAACATTACTATTACTATAATCATGGGTGAGATAAATTAGTTATTGTTATCAGAGTATACCCACTATTTCAGAAAATTAAAATAGAAACTATTATCAAGATCATACATCAGCAACTAATATTTATAAAACAATATCATTGAATCATCATACCGATATTGATAATATATAATAAGATTAGAATGTAAGATGAAACGATGAGTATTACACATCATAGATACCCTCTCAAAAACAATAGACAATTAAATCAATTATCCCTTATAATACCAACATATAATAGACCCTTCTATTTGAGCAGATGCTTATGGTATCTATCTCAGTCTCCATATAATGAAATCATCGTTGCAGATTCATCAGATGAAAAAATAAATATTAAAAATAAAAAAACCATAAATACACTTCAAAATAAATATGATGTTAATATAACTTATCTATCATATCCCCCCGAAATAGAACCATATGGCGGCGATATCTATCGTAAATGGGCTGATTCTTTGAAACATGTTAATACCAAATACAGTGTGTTTTGTACGGACAAAGAATTCCTCATCCCATCGACATTATGCAAATGTATTGAATACCTAGAGACGCACAAAGATTGCGATGTTGCTGAAGGAAATTACTATTACATTGAATCCCCATCTGCAGGAAAATACCGTACACGTGCAATGTATCCAACCAAATGCTCACTTCTGCAAACGGATGCAGTAGCCAGACTGAATGCAGCAAAGACCGGAAAGAACATCTCAAGTAATCAGATGGCATTACGGAGGAGCGATTTCCATAAAAAATTGTATAAAACGCTAACCGATGAAAAAATTAATGACATCCGGTTTGGCGAGTTTAGCTTGGAATTTTTATCGATAATCCGATCCAAATCAATATACCTAGATTTGCCATTCCGGTATCGGGATATTTGTAATCTAACGCCATCCGGAATATTGCAGAAACAAGAGTCAAGTTCTCTACGATATCCTACTCTTGACACCTATATTTCCGAAGGGATATATGATTACTATTACGCACGTTTTTTGAACAGTATGTCCAATGAGATCGCAAAAAACAGTTCATATGACAGAGAACAATCCAGAACCTTTGCAAATGAGATATTGCCTCAGATAATCCGAATGAGGGGATTTTATGGAAATACCAAACTTACTGAAGCTCCACTTTGGTACCTTTGGCGTCACACTCCAACTTGTATTAAGGATTTTGCAGGACGTATTGTTCCAAAACAATATCTGGATTACTCATCAGATTTCCCAGACGAAGCAAAACCAATACTATCGCTGATTGAAACAACAAAGCATCTCTATGCTACGGATACACCAGTTTGTAATGGAGATATGTGATTTTTACACCCTCATCCCCCACTCCCTCCTCATCTCCCGCACCCCATCCACATCTACCTCGCCCGAGCATCCCCCTTCAAACACCCCACCATCACAAATAACCCTCCCCTCATAATCACACACCATGCTCCGCCCACAGTAATCCGTTCCCGACGCGGGATCATATCCCATACACGCAGCCCCGAAAACAAATCCCCTGTTCTCCAATGCCCGGGCCCGAAGTAAAAGCTCCCAATCCGCGACCCGTGCCGCAGGCCAGGCTGCCTGAACCAGAACGCACTCGCACCCCAACTTCAGATACGCGCGGAATAACTCGGGAAACCGCAGATCAAAACAGATCGCACACCCAAACTTCACCCCGCCATACTCAAACGTCACCGGCCGGGCACCCGGTGAAAAACACCGATCCTCCTTACCCGGCACAAACAGATACATCTTGGAATACTCGGCAATGACCTCGCCTGACGGACCGCACACGAGCATAGTATTCTGCGGCAACCCGCCAGCTTCCACTTTCTGATAGGAACCAACAACGCAGACATTATGCTTCGCTGCGAGGGCAAGCCACCGGCATTTCACATCCTCAGCCGAGACCGGAGCGGGGGCGGGTCGCCATCCGGTCGCAAACTGCTCGGAAAACACCACTATATCTGCTGTCCCGGAATATTCTTTAAGAAAAACATCTGCTTTCGCAAAAGCAGCATCAACATCATCCCACACCTGAATCAGCTGGGCACAACAGACTCGCATATTAACTATTAAAGCGTGTCCGGAAAAAAAGATTTGGATGGAATCACTCCTTCTTATTTTGAAAGACCTTTCCTTTAACTTTGTCGACTTTTTCCTTTGTCTTACCTGAGACGTATCCTATCCACACCGTAAAGACAACGGCGATAATCGTCACAAAAGCGGCATAACCAAGCATCGCAGGGATATCACTCTGACTTCCAAAAATCTCCTTAAATATCGCCTGAATCGCGGAGTTCCATGCAAGAGCCGCAACCAGACCGAACGCTGCGGTGATAAGCGCAGCGAGTTTGTCTATAACATCAACAGATAATGACATGATAGAGAATAGGAAAACAGAATATTTAAAAGATTTCTAAAAGGATTTAGTGTTCTTTGGTGACTTTTCCAACAACGCCCGAGACGCCGGGGATCGCATACTTCTTCTCAAGCCAGTGGACACCGATCGTTGTGATCGTCACGAGAATCAGATAGAAAACTCCTACTGCCGCAAATGCCTCGAAGTACATGAAGTACTTGCTTGCAATAATTTTTGCCGCACCGGTAAGTTCGATTACCGCAACCACATAGGCCAGCGACGAGTATTTTATCAGATAAATAAACTCGTTTGAAACACCCGGAAGAGCACGGCGAAGTGCCTGCGGGACAACCACATACATAACTCCCTGTGCTTTCGTCATGCCAAGTGATCTGGCCGCAAGCAGCTGACCGCGTTTTATCGACTGGAGTCCCCCACGGAGATACTCGGAGTTATATGCCGAGTTACACAAAATAAACCCGACAAGAGCAGAGAAATAGGATCCGAGAACGATCCCGATCGACGGCAGACCAAAGTACAGAATAAACAGCAGAACAAGAAGCGGACATCCACGGAAAAAGATGACATACAGTTTTGCAAGCCATTTGACCGGCGTGGGCCCGTAAACTCTGGATACAGCCACAAGAAGACCAAGAAGGAGACCGAGTGGTGCCGTCATGAGCACAAGCTGGATCGTCACCACTAACCCATCCCAGAGAGCTGGGAGCAGAATATCCTGCCAGAAGGGTATTTGGGAAACGAACGAGTCTATGGCGTTCTGGAAAAATCCGCTTATCCCGTCTGCAGGCACAGATGTACTGGTCAGATTATCCATATCACTCGTCTGCGTAACTGCCCATAAACGCACGTGTTTTCACAAAATTCGGACTTGTCGGGATCTCTGACGGCGGACCGTGTTCAACGATCTCTCCCTTCTCCATCAGATAAATCTCAGTCGCAAATGAGGTGGCGAATTTCATTTCATGCGTAACGACGATACAGGTCATCCCCTGAGCCGCAAGGGTCCGCATGACCTCCATCACCTCGCGTTTCAGTTCTGGATCGAGAGCTGAGGTTGGTTCATCGAAAAGCATGACCTCGGGATCCATCGCAAGAGCCCTCGCAATAGAAACACGCTGGGCCTGACCACCCGATAACTGCGCCGGATAAAAGTCCGCACGGTCGGCCATACCAACCTGCTCAAGTTCATGCATCGCCTTTTCATGTGCAGATTTTTTATCCATCTTTTTTACTTTCAGCAGGGCGAGCTCGACGTTTTTGACTGCAGTCAGATGATCGAAGAGGTTGAAGTTCTGGAAGACCATGCCCATCTTCTGCCGATACTCATTGATTTTCTTGCCGGAATGAACGATCTCTTCTCCGTTGAGATAGACAAACCCGCTGTCGGGGATTGTCAGCTGATTTATGCACCGAAGAAGCGTCGATTTTCCGGTACCTGACGGACCGACAAACACCTTCTTCTCTCCTTTGCGCACTTCGAAGGATACGGATTTCAAAACCTCGAGATCTCCATACGATTTGCAGAGGTTCTCGACTTTGAGAATGGGGACATCACTCATAAACACTCAGCCTCGTTATTGCCGAATCCCGGGATCCGGACTTTCTTTTCTATATATTGGATAATCATCATACCTCCGTAATTCAACAATATGAATATCACAGCGCAGGTGAGATACAGGAGCATGGGTTCGCCGGTCCGGGAAATCACCTGACTCGTTCTGGTCAGCAGCTCGGCAACGCCGATCACATAGGCAACAGCTGAGTCGGTGAGAAGAACCGGGTATTCATTCGACCAGCCGGGAAGAGAAAGACGAAGCGACTGGGGGAGAATGATCGAGCGGATTGCCTGCCATTTTGTCATTCCAAGAGAACGTGCTGCAAGCATCTGACCTTCCGACAAAGACTGGATAGCTCCACGGAAGATCTGTGACTGGTAGGCTGCACTCCTAAGTCCGAGCACGGTCACGGCAACGCCGAACACCGGCATATCCCATGACATGAACGGGAAGAGCGCGAAGTAAAACAAAAACAGTAATACGATATTGGGGAGTCCGCGGAAGAACCAGACATAAACACCGACGAACCAGCGGACCGGGCGCGGACCATAGACTTGGCCGAGAGTCAAAATGATTCCGCAGATAAATCCGATTAAGAGGGAAAAACCAACTAAAAGAAGGGTTACACCCACACCTCCCAGGAGATACCCGGCGGAGTTCGTTACTGCGGAAATCGACTCAAACATATTATCTAAAAACCCGAAAGACTGTTGCTCACTTTATTGGACCTGCCATCTGAAAAAAGGTGTGGAAATACTATTCAGCGTTACGAAGGAGTTTGTCGCCTTCGGTGGCAATACTCCCGGAAGAAATCGCAGCATCGATACCCATTTCCATCCGTTCCTTGACCGGGGCAGTGAGCTTGAACCCAAGGACAAGCGCTGTCTGCCGGACAAGATCCGATTTCGGCGTGGAAAACTGTTTGCCGAGAATAATCTCGGCGGCAAGACCGATCTCCAAAAGCGACACGTCATTACAGGACCATTTTGCAGGACGTTCGCGTGCTGCCAATTCCTTATTTGGAACCGAGTAGAATCCCTCGTCATCCACAGTCAAACGATCGGCGTTCACTTCATCCTCCGCGAGTGAAGCAATCTTCTTCTTGATTGCGGGCGTCATCTTCGAAACGCTTCCAAGTTCCTTTATCCGGGCATGCAGCACGCTCAAAGAGATCGGACCTTCGACTGAGATGATCTGAAGCATCGCCGTAGTAAGTACGGAATCGGGCACGGATGAGAACTGGTGATACTTATTCAGATCGCACTCGGTGCAGAAAACATACGGTTCGACCTTTACCTTGGCATAAGCGGGCTGTTTTATCACAGGGGTTTCTTCTATGATCAGTTCCGGAGACGCCGAGGTCGGCTCTATCTTTGGAGGCTCCTCGACAATCTCCGCGGCAGGCTCGATCGGCTTTTGTATGTCTGCAAGGAAGTCCAGAAGAATCTTCGTGCAGGAAACCGGATGCTGGAACCACTCGGCAGACCATATCCGGATGAGGTGCCACCCGAGTCCTTCAAGGACCTGGCTACGCAGACGGTCACGATCACGCGCTACGTCAGATGACCAGTAATTCGATCCATCGCAGAGAATCCCCGCCATATACACGCCTGGATCTTTCGGATCGGAAACAGCGATATCGATCCTGAATCCGACACATCCGACATTACGGGAAACCGTATACCCATAATCCTCAAGCATTACTGCCACGGATTCAGGGAAGTATTCCGTATCATCCACGCCTCTGATATCGGAGCCGCTCATCATCGAAGAGCGGTCTTCCGCATAGGTCAGGAAACGCGAGAGGGCGGCAACACCGGATGAAGAATCCGGATCGATCTGCAGATCTGCCCCGCGGAAGTTGGAAAACACCACGCACCGTTCCCGTGCACGGGTAATAAGGACGTTAAGCCTCCGCTCGCCGCCGGCCTGATTCAACGGTCCGAAGTTCCGGGAAAGCCGGTGGTTCTCATCGAATCCGTATCCGATACTGATAAGCATCGTGTCGCGTTCATCGCCCTGAACAGTTTCCAGATTCTTTACAAAGAAATGTTCGCCGTTTGCCGGCCGCATCAGCATCTCGACTTCAGGGTGGGTTCGGAGAAGAACATCCACCTCATGGCGGATGGCTTCCTGCTGACGGGTGGAAAACGTGGCAACACCAAGCGTCTTATCAGGATACTTCAGATAATATTCGATCACGGATTCAGCAACCACTTGGGCTTCACCTTTGTTCACGCCGGATTTTCCGCGTTCATATATCGTATTCGGCAGGTGAACAAAGGAGAGGCCAAGATCGGGAGTTTCGTGCCGCGGCGAGGGGAAGACCATCAGGCTTCCGTCATAGAACTCCTCATTCGACAGGGCAATAAGCGATTCATGCCTTGATCGGTAATGCCAGCGAAGCCTCCGTGTCGGGTACGACTGCTTACAAACATGCAGAAGGCTTTCCATATCCCCGATCCCGGCAACAGACTCCTCATCATCCTCATCCGGGCCGGCGATCTGATCAAAGAACGTCGTCGGCGGGAGCTGACGGGAATCACCCATCACCACAAGCTGACGGCCGCGCATCAAAGCACCCAAAGCATCCTCCGGTCTGACCTGACTCGCCTCATCAAAAATAATGATGTCGAACTGAACGGAATGGGGATCCAGATACTGAGCAACGGAAAGAGGGCTCATCATAAAGCAGGGTTTGATCTGCTGAATAAGTCCTCCAGCCTTTGTCATCAGGGTTCGAATCGACATATGGCCGCGTTTTCTGTTGAACTCGCCGGTCAGAACACCCATCTCCGAATCACGGGAGGCACCCACATAGATTTCAGGAATCGTTTGATCCAGTTTCTGAATGATTCTGGCCGCATTTGCGGAAATCGCTGCACGGTCATACTCGGCAAAGGTCTTGATCTTCAGTTCATGAGGCGCCTGGGCAAACCTCGCAAGAAGAGGACGAACACGATATGCTTCTTTCAAAAGAGCATCCGCATAGCCGGTAAGATATGCCGGGATGAGAGCCTCGGCTGAGATCTTGTCGGTAAAGAGCAGAGGCAGCACAGGGGCCGCCGTTGTCTTTTCGCAGGTTTCCGCATACGTAAGGAACGTACTCCATTCACTCAGCCGGTCGATCTCCGTGATCCAGAGATCGGTAAGCTTGCGCATTGAAGCAAACGTCTGATCCGTTTCAAATTCTTGTATCCCTAGGCGGGTAAACAGAACATCGCGTGATTCGCTGTGGGCAATCACCGCATCTTCGAGCTGTTCAAACAGCGGTGAGAGGGACTGCGGGGTAATCTGCCCTGAACAGAGCAGTTCGATGGTGTGCGGCGTGATCAGCTCTTCCTGCACCATCGTCAGGACCGCAAGAACCCATTCGGTAAAGCTGCGAAGGGAAGCAGGATCGGTCTCTTCATCCTTCCAGACTGGAGCAAACAAAGATAGATACGCAGCTTTATCCTGAGCCCATACATCACGCGCAGTCAGATAGTTCCGTGCATCTTTCAGATCCGAAAGGATTTTGGAATCATCAGGCACGGGACCGACATAATACCTGGCGATATCGGCCTTAAGTTTCTTGTATCCACCGGAAAAGAGTTTGCCAAACGCGCCTTTTTCCGAATAAGCAAGGAACTCAGAGTAGAGACGGGCGGGATTGCGAAGATAGATCTCCGGGGTAAAGTTTGTCTGAATCCGGGAATTATGATCATGCAGATCCTGCATATTGGCAATAAGCCGGTTCAGTTCAGCCTGTTTTCCCCACAAAGGATTATTCAGTATTTCGAGCGTCACCGAATATCCCTTCAGCAGATACCGGCAGGTCTCGATCAGGCGGGACACCTCGGTCTCGCTTCGGGGGACCGGGATGTCCGTCAGATCGAAAACGGCACGCATAACGGTCTGAAGATCCTGGATTTTTTCCTGATAGGTTATTACCAGATCACGGATATCATCCATATCGCGTGGAAGGATCATACCGGGCCTGGTCATAGCCCACGGATGATTCGAAAGAGACTCGCCGTCTTTAAGCAAAATCGGCAGGTATGATGCGATCTCCTGCAAAGAAGAGACCGCAGCCTTGTACTCATCCGGGGTTATTTCAACGGCATTCTCGATGGGAATCTTTTGGAGCCGATAATTTTTCCGGTGCGGACTGCTTTCAAACTCATACCGATACTGCTCCCTGATGCCGAACAGATCATATGGTGTAAATCCGCAGGCACCGATCGGTGTCTTGAGTTCATGACAGTACCCGCTCAACTCGGTTTTCAGCGAATCGATCTGACCCGGATCATAGGCTGAGCCGGCTGTTTCTGGTGAAGGATGCTGGAGACTTTTCTCAAGTTCGCGAATGAGCTCGGTCTTCTTTGCTTTCTGACTGTGAAGTTCCAGACAATACGGAGAAAGACCGGCTACGTCCAAGCGGCGTTTCACGACTTCGAGAGCAGCCATCTTTTCACTGACGAACAATACCGTCTTACCGACAGCCAGCATCTCGGCAATCATGTTTGCGATCGTCTGGCTTTTGCCCGTACCCGGCGGCCCTTCGACCACAAGATTTCGGCCGGCCTTTGCCTCCTCGATCACGGCGATCTGGGAGGAGTCGGCATCCAGAATGCTGAAGCTGCGTTCGCTTGGGAGCCGGAGATCCGCCTCTTTTTCCGGGAAGGGCGGGGCAGGATTGGCCTCGGCTTCCGGATGGAATAGCCTTTTGATCAAAGGATTTGCCTCAAGCGGGGAACTTCCTTCCCAGCCGGCAGGATCCAGATCCTTGAACATCACAAATTTACGGAAACTAAAAAGATCAAGTGAGATACCGGGGATGAATTTCCAATCTTTTTCGGCAACCGTTTCCTGAATGGTGGTGAAATAAGCTGATATCTCCTCGACCGTCTCCGGATGTCCAAGATCCGGAAGAACGACGCCCTGTTCGGCAAGTTTTGCAACCAGTGACAGGGAAAGGGTTGGATCTTCTCCGGTCCACCTAAGCGTATAGTTTTCTTTGATCTTCTGACGTTCCAGATCGACCGGGATAAGAAGAAGCGGAGCGGTGAAGGGTTTTGCCGGGCAGTCGCGTTCGGTCCATTCGACAAACCCGAGAGCAAGATAGAGAACCGGATATCCCTGCTCTTCAAAAACAGTCCGGCTTTTGTTCTGAAGACTGTAGAGTTTTTTGCGGAGCTCGATGTCGGTATAGGAGGTATGGAGGATAAGATCGGCATACTTTGCGGTCTTGGAGAAGGTAGGATACTTCCAGATGCGTTTGTCCTCAGACTCGGTTTGTGAAGCTTTGCCGGACGGATAAAACTTCATCCCCTTCTCATCAAGAACAAGGAGCCGATAGATATCCGCTGGATCACCGTCGATGACCTCGATCGATCTGCCGGGAGACGGTTTATAGTTCAGCAGATTGCTGCGGACCGTCAGATCCAGTAATCTGCTGCGTAGTTCTTCCAGTTCCACGATTCCCTGTTCCATGTACACATCCCTATAGATGTACCTATATTGGCGGGCAGACTCTTAGTAGTTATGTGATCTGAGTCGTGCGGGTAAACACATCGAAGTTGTAACTGCCGATTTTACCAGCACGGGTGAAGAAGTATGCGATCCAGCCAGGATCCTCCCCG from Methanocorpusculum labreanum Z includes:
- a CDS encoding methyltransferase domain-containing protein — translated: MLFGIFYPQSVVDVGCGLGTWLSVFKNMYNCDVLGIDGYYVDKKSLYINENEFIPFNLEDRITIDVFGMREKFDLAISLEVAEHLTEARSESFVHDLTCLSDAILFSAAIPFQGGVNHINEKKILYWINLFKNEGYLPVSCIRTLFKNVQTTNELNGIEPWYANNAILYLEQSKMIDYNINPSEYEDDYSPLPFMMESLCRNRVRKDYILVPRNSLTDKISEIYCRINHK
- a CDS encoding glycosyltransferase family 2 protein — encoded protein: MSITHHRYPLKNNRQLNQLSLIIPTYNRPFYLSRCLWYLSQSPYNEIIVADSSDEKINIKNKKTINTLQNKYDVNITYLSYPPEIEPYGGDIYRKWADSLKHVNTKYSVFCTDKEFLIPSTLCKCIEYLETHKDCDVAEGNYYYIESPSAGKYRTRAMYPTKCSLLQTDAVARLNAAKTGKNISSNQMALRRSDFHKKLYKTLTDEKINDIRFGEFSLEFLSIIRSKSIYLDLPFRYRDICNLTPSGILQKQESSSLRYPTLDTYISEGIYDYYYARFLNSMSNEIAKNSSYDREQSRTFANEILPQIIRMRGFYGNTKLTEAPLWYLWRHTPTCIKDFAGRIVPKQYLDYSSDFPDEAKPILSLIETTKHLYATDTPVCNGDM
- a CDS encoding nitrilase-related carbon-nitrogen hydrolase; translated protein: MRVCCAQLIQVWDDVDAAFAKADVFLKEYSGTADIVVFSEQFATGWRPAPAPVSAEDVKCRWLALAAKHNVCVVGSYQKVEAGGLPQNTMLVCGPSGEVIAEYSKMYLFVPGKEDRCFSPGARPVTFEYGGVKFGCAICFDLRFPELFRAYLKLGCECVLVQAAWPAARVADWELLLRARALENRGFVFGAACMGYDPASGTDYCGRSMVCDYEGRVICDGGVFEGGCSGEVDVDGVREMRREWGMRV
- a CDS encoding DUF5654 family protein; protein product: MSLSVDVIDKLAALITAAFGLVAALAWNSAIQAIFKEIFGSQSDIPAMLGYAAFVTIIAVVFTVWIGYVSGKTKEKVDKVKGKVFQNKKE
- a CDS encoding amino acid ABC transporter permease, which gives rise to MDNLTSTSVPADGISGFFQNAIDSFVSQIPFWQDILLPALWDGLVVTIQLVLMTAPLGLLLGLLVAVSRVYGPTPVKWLAKLYVIFFRGCPLLVLLFILYFGLPSIGIVLGSYFSALVGFILCNSAYNSEYLRGGLQSIKRGQLLAARSLGMTKAQGVMYVVVPQALRRALPGVSNEFIYLIKYSSLAYVVAVIELTGAAKIIASKYFMYFEAFAAVGVFYLILVTITTIGVHWLEKKYAIPGVSGVVGKVTKEH
- a CDS encoding amino acid ABC transporter ATP-binding protein encodes the protein MSDVPILKVENLCKSYGDLEVLKSVSFEVRKGEKKVFVGPSGTGKSTLLRCINQLTIPDSGFVYLNGEEIVHSGKKINEYRQKMGMVFQNFNLFDHLTAVKNVELALLKVKKMDKKSAHEKAMHELEQVGMADRADFYPAQLSGGQAQRVSIARALAMDPEVMLFDEPTSALDPELKREVMEVMRTLAAQGMTCIVVTHEMKFATSFATEIYLMEKGEIVEHGPPSEIPTSPNFVKTRAFMGSYADE
- a CDS encoding amino acid ABC transporter permease, whose translation is MFESISAVTNSAGYLLGGVGVTLLLVGFSLLIGFICGIILTLGQVYGPRPVRWFVGVYVWFFRGLPNIVLLFLFYFALFPFMSWDMPVFGVAVTVLGLRSAAYQSQIFRGAIQSLSEGQMLAARSLGMTKWQAIRSIILPQSLRLSLPGWSNEYPVLLTDSAVAYVIGVAELLTRTSQVISRTGEPMLLYLTCAVIFILLNYGGMMIIQYIEKKVRIPGFGNNEAECL
- a CDS encoding DUF3320 domain-containing protein, with the protein product MEQGIVELEELRSRLLDLTVRSNLLNYKPSPGRSIEVIDGDPADIYRLLVLDEKGMKFYPSGKASQTESEDKRIWKYPTFSKTAKYADLILHTSYTDIELRKKLYSLQNKSRTVFEEQGYPVLYLALGFVEWTERDCPAKPFTAPLLLIPVDLERQKIKENYTLRWTGEDPTLSLSLVAKLAEQGVVLPDLGHPETVEEISAYFTTIQETVAEKDWKFIPGISLDLFSFRKFVMFKDLDPAGWEGSSPLEANPLIKRLFHPEAEANPAPPFPEKEADLRLPSERSFSILDADSSQIAVIEEAKAGRNLVVEGPPGTGKSQTIANMIAEMLAVGKTVLFVSEKMAALEVVKRRLDVAGLSPYCLELHSQKAKKTELIRELEKSLQHPSPETAGSAYDPGQIDSLKTELSGYCHELKTPIGACGFTPYDLFGIREQYRYEFESSPHRKNYRLQKIPIENAVEITPDEYKAAVSSLQEIASYLPILLKDGESLSNHPWAMTRPGMILPRDMDDIRDLVITYQEKIQDLQTVMRAVFDLTDIPVPRSETEVSRLIETCRYLLKGYSVTLEILNNPLWGKQAELNRLIANMQDLHDHNSRIQTNFTPEIYLRNPARLYSEFLAYSEKGAFGKLFSGGYKKLKADIARYYVGPVPDDSKILSDLKDARNYLTARDVWAQDKAAYLSLFAPVWKDEETDPASLRSFTEWVLAVLTMVQEELITPHTIELLCSGQITPQSLSPLFEQLEDAVIAHSESRDVLFTRLGIQEFETDQTFASMRKLTDLWITEIDRLSEWSTFLTYAETCEKTTAAPVLPLLFTDKISAEALIPAYLTGYADALLKEAYRVRPLLARFAQAPHELKIKTFAEYDRAAISANAARIIQKLDQTIPEIYVGASRDSEMGVLTGEFNRKRGHMSIRTLMTKAGGLIQQIKPCFMMSPLSVAQYLDPHSVQFDIIIFDEASQVRPEDALGALMRGRQLVVMGDSRQLPPTTFFDQIAGPDEDDEESVAGIGDMESLLHVCKQSYPTRRLRWHYRSRHESLIALSNEEFYDGSLMVFPSPRHETPDLGLSFVHLPNTIYERGKSGVNKGEAQVVAESVIEYYLKYPDKTLGVATFSTRQQEAIRHEVDVLLRTHPEVEMLMRPANGEHFFVKNLETVQGDERDTMLISIGYGFDENHRLSRNFGPLNQAGGERRLNVLITRARERCVVFSNFRGADLQIDPDSSSGVAALSRFLTYAEDRSSMMSGSDIRGVDDTEYFPESVAVMLEDYGYTVSRNVGCVGFRIDIAVSDPKDPGVYMAGILCDGSNYWSSDVARDRDRLRSQVLEGLGWHLIRIWSAEWFQHPVSCTKILLDFLADIQKPIEPAAEIVEEPPKIEPTSASPELIIEETPVIKQPAYAKVKVEPYVFCTECDLNKYHQFSSVPDSVLTTAMLQIISVEGPISLSVLHARIKELGSVSKMTPAIKKKIASLAEDEVNADRLTVDDEGFYSVPNKELAARERPAKWSCNDVSLLEIGLAAEIILGKQFSTPKSDLVRQTALVLGFKLTAPVKERMEMGIDAAISSGSIATEGDKLLRNAE